One Streptomyces mobaraensis NBRC 13819 = DSM 40847 DNA segment encodes these proteins:
- a CDS encoding LysR substrate-binding domain-containing protein — protein MGSTESSIPRNRAARGTESPEPAGRPGGAKAAAGRPRQPSLAQLRAFAAVAEHLHFRDAATAISMSQPALSGAVSALEESLGIQLFERTTRRVLLSPAGERLAARARTVLDAVGDFMEEAEAARAPFTGVLRLGVIPTVAPYLLPAVLRLVQEVYPDLDLQVHEEQTSSLLDGLTQGRLDLLLLAVPLGAPGVTEMPLFDEDFVLVTPCDHELAGRTDVPRSALRDLDLLLLDEGHCLRDQALDVCREAGRAPGAPVATSASGLSTLVQLVGGGLGVTLLPRTAVRVEAARSDRLATSCFAAPPPSRRIALAMRSGAARQSEFEEFADALRDALSSLPVRIVG, from the coding sequence ATGGGGTCGACGGAATCGTCCATACCGCGGAACCGGGCCGCCCGGGGCACCGAGTCCCCGGAGCCGGCCGGTCGCCCGGGCGGCGCCAAGGCGGCGGCCGGCCGGCCTCGCCAGCCCAGCCTGGCCCAGCTCAGGGCGTTCGCGGCGGTCGCCGAGCACCTGCACTTCCGGGACGCCGCCACGGCCATCTCGATGAGCCAGCCGGCGCTCTCGGGCGCCGTCTCGGCGCTGGAGGAGTCGCTCGGAATTCAGCTCTTCGAGCGTACGACGCGGAGAGTACTGCTCAGCCCGGCGGGTGAACGGCTGGCCGCGCGGGCCCGGACGGTGCTGGACGCCGTCGGCGACTTCATGGAGGAGGCCGAGGCCGCCCGGGCGCCCTTCACCGGCGTGCTGCGGCTGGGCGTGATCCCCACCGTGGCGCCGTACCTGCTGCCCGCCGTGCTCCGGCTGGTCCAGGAGGTCTATCCCGACCTCGACCTCCAGGTGCACGAGGAGCAGACCTCGTCCCTCCTCGACGGCCTCACCCAGGGCCGGCTGGACCTGCTGCTGCTCGCCGTGCCGCTCGGCGCCCCCGGGGTCACCGAAATGCCGCTGTTCGACGAGGACTTCGTCCTGGTCACCCCCTGCGACCACGAACTGGCCGGGCGCACGGACGTCCCGCGCAGCGCGCTGCGCGACCTCGACCTGCTGCTCCTGGACGAGGGCCACTGCCTGCGCGACCAGGCCCTCGACGTCTGCCGCGAGGCCGGCCGCGCCCCCGGCGCACCCGTGGCGACCAGCGCCTCCGGCCTGTCGACGCTGGTCCAGCTGGTCGGCGGCGGGCTCGGCGTCACGCTGCTGCCCCGGACGGCCGTCCGCGTCGAGGCCGCCCGCAGCGACCGCCTCGCCACCAGCTGCTTCGCCGCGCCCCCGCCCTCCCGCCGGATCGCCCTGGCCATGCGCTCGGGCGCGGCGCGGCAGAGCGAGTTCGAGGAGTTCGCGGACGCGCTGCGGGACGCGCTGAGTTCGCTGCCGGTTCGTATCGTGGGCTGA
- a CDS encoding ABC transporter permease, translated as MTGGDVRAVDRDPDDGGHPRDVRPAPARTARPTGPRGPARWLRDLRFGARYAVAGGREGLLRTTLTAVGVGLGVALLLLVASVPSTLAARHARETSRSVGVTGEFRDPAERDARPGPGTLLYQEVRTDFRDKPVTGGLLTADGPDAPRPPGVDRLPEPGEMVVSPALAGLLASDRGALLRDRFAAYRTVGTIGDAGLVGPDELLYYAGSDRIGPATGAKRVDRFGHDEPDQPMSPVLIVLTVLTCVVLLTPVAVFIGTSVRFGGAGRDRRLAALRLIGADLRTVRRIAAGEALTGAVLGLGAGAALFLWLRTYARDLTIRDTGVFPSDVLPTPWTMALITVAVPVCAVAVALFTLRGVAVEPLGVVRGAAPRRRRLWWRLLVPALGAALLTPAFGRAAGELPGVPMDAWQVATGAALLLLGVTALLPWAVEAFVARLRGGPPSWQLAVRRLQLNSGPAARAISGITVAVAGAIAVQTVFTGVRGDFDTSPEALATHSQLVGSHTVGSPRQVHDWVDRLRRTPGVRAADGYVERYIEKDGEPDTVTSVVIGDCATLAELADIGSCRDGDVFLGRSEDPGHADAFGPGTKVVADPYTDDAARPYRWTVPDSARVVRTRPGPTGEHPDGVLATPSAVDASVLPDARTRLSVRTEPGDPDAIERVRNTAAGIHPTLRIERLGGVVKDDNYPLVHRGLLLGAAGMLALIGASLLVTTLEQLRERRRMLAALVAVGTPRRTLAWSVLWQTAIPVLLGMAVAMAGGLGLGWAVLRLTDARVADWWAFLPVTGAGVGLIAVVTLATLPALLRMTRPEGLRTE; from the coding sequence GTGACCGGCGGGGACGTCCGCGCGGTGGACCGGGATCCGGACGACGGCGGGCACCCGCGCGACGTGCGCCCCGCGCCGGCCCGTACCGCCCGCCCCACCGGCCCCCGCGGCCCCGCCCGTTGGCTCCGCGATCTGCGCTTCGGTGCCCGGTACGCCGTCGCCGGCGGCCGGGAGGGGCTGCTGCGGACCACGCTCACGGCGGTGGGCGTCGGGCTCGGCGTGGCGCTGCTGCTGCTCGTCGCGTCGGTGCCGTCGACGCTGGCGGCCCGGCACGCCCGGGAGACGTCCCGCTCGGTGGGCGTCACCGGCGAGTTCCGCGACCCGGCCGAGCGGGACGCCCGGCCCGGCCCGGGCACCCTGCTCTACCAGGAGGTCCGTACCGACTTCCGCGACAAGCCCGTCACCGGCGGGCTGCTGACCGCGGACGGCCCGGACGCGCCCCGCCCGCCCGGCGTCGACCGGCTCCCGGAGCCCGGCGAGATGGTGGTCTCCCCCGCGCTCGCCGGACTGCTGGCGTCGGACCGGGGAGCGCTGCTCCGCGACCGGTTCGCCGCCTACCGGACCGTCGGGACCATCGGCGACGCCGGACTCGTCGGGCCCGACGAGCTCCTCTACTACGCGGGCAGCGACCGCATCGGCCCGGCGACGGGCGCCAAGCGCGTCGACCGGTTCGGGCACGACGAGCCGGACCAGCCGATGAGCCCGGTCCTCATCGTCCTCACCGTCCTCACGTGTGTGGTGCTGCTGACGCCGGTCGCCGTCTTCATCGGCACCTCCGTCCGGTTCGGCGGCGCGGGGCGCGACCGCAGGCTGGCCGCGCTGCGGCTGATCGGCGCCGACCTGCGGACGGTCCGCCGGATCGCGGCGGGCGAGGCGCTGACCGGCGCGGTGCTCGGCCTGGGCGCCGGCGCGGCCCTCTTCCTGTGGCTGCGCACGTACGCCCGCGACCTCACCATCCGCGACACCGGGGTCTTCCCGTCCGACGTCCTGCCGACGCCCTGGACGATGGCGCTGATCACCGTCGCCGTGCCGGTGTGCGCGGTCGCGGTCGCCCTGTTCACCCTGCGCGGCGTCGCCGTCGAACCGCTGGGGGTCGTGCGCGGCGCGGCGCCCCGGCGGCGCCGGCTGTGGTGGCGGCTGCTGGTGCCCGCGCTGGGCGCCGCCCTGCTCACCCCCGCGTTCGGCCGGGCGGCCGGGGAACTGCCGGGCGTGCCGATGGACGCCTGGCAGGTGGCCACCGGCGCCGCGCTGCTGCTGCTGGGCGTCACGGCGCTGCTGCCGTGGGCCGTCGAAGCGTTCGTCGCCCGGCTGCGCGGCGGCCCGCCGTCCTGGCAACTGGCCGTGCGGAGACTCCAGTTGAACAGCGGACCGGCGGCACGGGCGATCAGCGGCATCACCGTCGCGGTGGCCGGGGCCATCGCCGTCCAGACGGTCTTCACGGGCGTGCGCGGCGACTTCGACACCTCGCCCGAGGCGCTCGCGACCCACTCTCAGCTCGTCGGCTCGCACACGGTCGGCTCCCCGCGGCAGGTGCACGACTGGGTGGACCGGCTCCGGCGCACCCCGGGCGTCCGGGCGGCGGACGGGTACGTGGAGCGCTACATCGAGAAGGACGGCGAGCCGGACACCGTCACCAGCGTCGTCATCGGCGACTGCGCCACCCTCGCCGAACTCGCCGACATCGGCTCCTGCCGGGACGGCGACGTCTTCCTCGGCCGCTCCGAGGACCCCGGCCACGCCGACGCGTTCGGGCCGGGCACCAAGGTCGTCGCCGACCCTTATACCGACGACGCGGCGCGCCCGTACCGGTGGACCGTCCCGGACTCCGCGCGCGTGGTGCGCACCCGGCCCGGTCCGACGGGCGAGCACCCCGACGGCGTCCTGGCCACGCCGTCGGCCGTCGACGCGTCCGTCCTGCCCGACGCCAGGACCCGGCTGTCCGTACGGACCGAGCCGGGCGACCCCGACGCCATCGAAAGGGTCCGCAACACCGCGGCCGGCATCCACCCCACCCTGCGCATCGAGCGGCTGGGCGGCGTGGTGAAGGACGACAACTACCCGCTGGTCCACCGCGGCCTGCTGCTCGGCGCCGCGGGCATGCTGGCCCTGATCGGCGCGAGCCTGCTCGTCACCACGCTGGAGCAGCTCCGCGAACGGCGGCGCATGCTGGCCGCCCTCGTGGCCGTCGGCACGCCCCGCCGCACCCTGGCCTGGTCGGTGCTGTGGCAGACGGCGATCCCGGTGCTGCTGGGCATGGCCGTCGCCATGGCCGGCGGCCTGGGCCTCGGCTGGGCCGTCCTGCGGCTGACGGACGCGCGGGTGGCGGACTGGTGGGCGTTCCTGCCGGTGACGGGCGCGGGCGTGGGCCTCATCGCCGTCGTCACCCTCGCCACGCTGCCGGCGCTGCTCCGGATGACGCGGCCGGAGGGGCTGCGGACGGAGTAG
- a CDS encoding ABC transporter ATP-binding protein, with translation MIPAGSLLSAVGLRKSYGPTRALDGADFSVHPGEVVAVMGPSGSGKSTLLHCLAGIVRPDEGVVTYDGRRLTDLPDAERSALRRGEFGFVFQFGRLVPELTCVENTALPLRLAGLRRKEAEARALDWLERLDVADVRDQRPGEVSGGQGQRVAVARALVTTPRVIFADEPTGALDSLNGERVMELLTAAARETRAAVVLVTHESRVAAYSDREVIVRDGRVRDMTGVL, from the coding sequence TTGATACCCGCCGGCTCCCTGCTGAGCGCCGTCGGCCTGCGCAAGTCCTACGGCCCGACGCGCGCCCTCGACGGCGCCGACTTCTCCGTCCACCCGGGCGAGGTCGTCGCCGTCATGGGGCCCTCGGGCTCCGGCAAGTCCACGCTGCTGCACTGTCTGGCCGGCATCGTGCGGCCGGACGAGGGCGTCGTCACCTACGACGGCCGGCGCCTGACGGACCTGCCGGACGCCGAGCGGAGCGCCCTGCGGCGCGGGGAGTTCGGCTTCGTCTTCCAGTTCGGCCGGCTGGTGCCGGAGCTGACGTGCGTGGAGAACACGGCCCTGCCGCTGCGGCTGGCCGGCCTCCGGCGCAAGGAGGCCGAGGCCAGGGCACTGGACTGGCTGGAGCGGCTGGACGTCGCCGACGTCCGCGACCAGCGGCCCGGCGAGGTGTCCGGCGGCCAGGGCCAGCGCGTCGCCGTCGCCCGCGCGCTCGTCACCACACCGCGTGTGATCTTCGCCGACGAGCCGACCGGCGCCCTCGACTCCCTCAACGGCGAGCGGGTGATGGAGCTCCTCACCGCTGCCGCCCGGGAGACGCGCGCGGCCGTCGTCCTCGTCACCCACGAGTCGCGGGTCGCCGCCTACTCCGACCGCGAGGTCATCGTCCGCGACGGCAGGGTGCGGGACATGACGGGGGTGCTGTGA
- a CDS encoding PadR family transcriptional regulator, with translation MSIGHTLLGLLESGPRHGYDLKRAFDAHFGQDRPLHYGQVYATMSRLLKNGLVEVDGIEQGGGPDRKRYAITEAGVDDVGRWLARPEKPEPYLQSTLYTKIVLALLTGRNATGLLDAQRAEHLRMMRGLTERKRSGDLADQLICDHALFHLEADLRWLEVTATRLGRLAEAVGA, from the coding sequence ATGTCGATCGGACACACTCTGCTCGGCCTGCTGGAATCCGGCCCCCGGCACGGTTACGACCTGAAGCGGGCCTTCGACGCCCACTTCGGCCAGGACCGGCCGCTGCACTACGGCCAGGTGTACGCGACGATGTCGCGGCTGCTGAAGAACGGGCTCGTCGAGGTCGACGGGATCGAGCAGGGCGGCGGCCCGGACCGCAAGCGCTACGCGATCACGGAGGCCGGCGTCGACGACGTCGGCCGGTGGCTCGCCCGGCCCGAGAAGCCCGAGCCGTACCTCCAGTCGACGCTCTACACCAAGATCGTCCTCGCCCTGCTGACCGGGCGGAACGCGACCGGTCTGCTCGACGCCCAGCGCGCGGAGCACCTGCGGATGATGCGCGGACTGACCGAGCGCAAGCGCTCCGGCGACCTGGCCGACCAGCTGATCTGCGACCACGCCCTGTTCCACCTCGAAGCCGACCTGCGGTGGCTGGAAGTGACCGCCACCCGGCTCGGCCGACTCGCCGAGGCGGTGGGCGCTTGA